A genomic window from Salvia hispanica cultivar TCC Black 2014 chromosome 5, UniMelb_Shisp_WGS_1.0, whole genome shotgun sequence includes:
- the LOC125190984 gene encoding WRKY transcription factor 28-like: MSNDQNNISNSNPFFEFHHDHDHQGFAFPIVTDQYNPFMYNLPQQHHQNPSEFHFQGYNTLDAPPSPCNSFRLTPNSSASISSQEAGVEEDSSKSKKEVEMRACEEGDAKSKNIVKAKEKEVKKQRQARFAFMTKSEVDNLEDGYRWRKYGQKAVKNSPFPRSYYRCTSQKCIVKKRIERSYQDPTVVITTYEGQHNHHSPAVIRGSAAAAMLAPSLFSPRPTPAFPTFPQDMLFPSTNERGQTSPAAFYTQLTEPGRRQPPPPPDIPDQYTFLMPGAAMTSSFFHKPEP; this comes from the exons ATGTCTAATGATCAAAACAACATCAGTAATTCCAATCCATTCTTCGAATTCCACCATGATCATGATCATCAAGGGTTTGCATTTCCCATAGTGACAGATCAGTACAACCCTTTTATGTACAACCTCCCACAGCAGCACCACCAAAACCCTAGTGAATTTCATTTCCAAGGGTACAACACCCTTGATGCACCACCATCTCCTTGTAATAGTTTTCGGTTGACGCCTAATTCGTCGGCGTCGATTTCTTCACAGGAGGCTGGAGTTGAGGAGGATTCTTCCAAGAGTAAAAAGGAGGTTGAGATGAGAGCTTGTGAAGAAGGAGATGCTAAATCTAAGAATATTGt CAAggcaaaagaaaaggaagtgAAAAAGCAAAGACAAGCTCGATTTGCCTTCATGACTAAAAGTGAGGTAGATAATCTTGAAGATGGATATAGATGGAGAAAATATGGCCAGAAGGCAGTCAAAAATAGCCCTTTCCCAAG GAGTTATTACAGATGCACTAGTCAAAAATGCATCGTGAAGAAGCGCATAGAGAGATCGTACCAAGACCCTACGGTGGTGATCACCACCTACGAGGGCCAGCACAACCACCACAGCCCCGCCGTGATACGGGGAAGCGCAGCCGCCGCCATGTTGGCCCCGTCTTTATTCTCGCCACGGCCTACGCCGGCATTTCCCACATTCCCTCAAGACATGTTATTCCCTTCAACTAATGAAAGAGGCCAAACAAGTCCTGCCGCCTTCTACACACAACTGACTGAACCCGGCCGTCGccagccgccgccgccgcctgaTATTCCTGATCAATATACCTTCTTAATGCCCGGCGCCGCCATGACTTCTTCTTTCTTCCACAAACCGGAGCCATGA